A window from Prosthecobacter sp. encodes these proteins:
- the lysS gene encoding lysine--tRNA ligase, with the protein MQPTPATAPEHSESELLQIRREKLDAQVKAGLNPFGSRFDTTHQPGALKADFTEALDVRVAGRILSRREMGKATFFDLGDISGRMQCYLSKGDVGDEAYAQFIQLVDIGDFVGVEGFTFITKRGEKSIHIKKLTPLSKALRPLPDKWHGIADKEIKYRQRYLDLISNDRSREIFVTRSKMVAAIRNYMQERGFLEVETPMMQDVPGGAAAKPFETFFHALNQPMFLRIAPELFLKRLLVAGFTQIFELNRNFRNEGMSRRHNPEFTMLEAYWAYADFEKMADLVEGMICHLAETFCGGLKIEHKDEDGNVTRTINLDRPWRRVRYTDLLKGVDPKWYEYTPEQRKARAKELGVEIGPNFEDYEVTQHVFERLVEAPQFDPLYVTHCPKELVPLAKQNAEDDSIVDVYELIINGQEISPGYSELNDPIVQRERLEHQAGEETQKIDEEFILALEHGMPPAGGIGIGIDRLIMMLTGAEGIRDVVLFPQLKRKD; encoded by the coding sequence ATGCAACCGACGCCAGCCACTGCTCCCGAACATTCCGAATCCGAACTCCTGCAAATCCGCCGTGAAAAGCTCGACGCGCAGGTGAAGGCCGGATTGAACCCGTTCGGCAGCCGGTTTGACACGACGCATCAGCCCGGCGCGCTGAAGGCGGACTTCACCGAAGCGCTCGATGTGCGCGTGGCGGGCCGCATTCTTTCCCGTCGTGAGATGGGCAAGGCGACGTTCTTTGATCTCGGCGACATCAGCGGGCGCATGCAGTGCTATTTGAGCAAGGGCGATGTGGGTGACGAGGCCTATGCGCAGTTCATCCAGCTCGTGGACATCGGCGATTTCGTCGGCGTGGAAGGTTTCACCTTCATCACGAAGCGCGGGGAGAAATCCATCCACATCAAGAAGCTGACGCCGCTGTCGAAGGCGCTGCGTCCGCTGCCGGACAAGTGGCACGGCATCGCGGACAAGGAGATCAAATACCGCCAGCGTTACCTGGACCTCATTTCCAATGACCGCAGCCGCGAGATCTTCGTGACGCGCAGCAAGATGGTCGCGGCGATCCGCAACTACATGCAGGAACGCGGTTTCCTCGAAGTCGAAACGCCGATGATGCAGGACGTGCCCGGTGGAGCTGCCGCGAAGCCGTTTGAGACGTTTTTCCACGCGCTGAACCAGCCGATGTTCCTGCGCATCGCGCCGGAGCTGTTCCTGAAGCGGCTGCTGGTGGCCGGGTTCACGCAGATCTTTGAGTTGAACCGCAACTTCCGCAACGAAGGCATGAGCCGTCGTCACAATCCGGAGTTCACCATGCTGGAGGCCTACTGGGCCTACGCGGACTTCGAGAAGATGGCCGATCTGGTCGAAGGCATGATCTGCCACCTCGCGGAAACTTTCTGCGGCGGTTTGAAAATTGAGCACAAGGACGAGGACGGCAATGTGACGCGCACGATCAATCTCGATCGCCCATGGCGGCGTGTGCGCTACACGGATCTGCTGAAGGGCGTTGATCCGAAGTGGTATGAATACACGCCGGAGCAGCGCAAGGCGCGTGCGAAGGAGCTGGGTGTCGAGATCGGGCCGAACTTCGAGGACTACGAGGTCACTCAACATGTATTTGAGCGTCTGGTCGAGGCTCCGCAGTTCGATCCGCTCTATGTCACGCACTGCCCGAAAGAACTCGTGCCGCTGGCGAAGCAAAACGCGGAGGACGATTCCATCGTCGATGTGTATGAACTCATCATCAATGGCCAGGAGATCAGCCCCGGTTACTCCGAGCTGAACGACCCCATCGTCCAGCGCGAGCGCTTGGAGCATCAGGCCGGTGAAGAAACGCAGAAGATCGACGAAGAGTTCATCCTCGCCCTCGAACACGGCATGCCGCCCGCCGGTGGCATCGGCATCGGCATCGACCGCCTGATCATGATGCTCACTGGTGCCGAAGGCATCCGTGATGTGGTGCTCTTCCCGCAGTTGAAGCGGAAAGATTAA
- a CDS encoding MFS transporter, producing the protein MSSPAPTLTTKHWLIIVIASIGFLFDTYELLMTPLVAAPAIAELLKLPPSNPIVTSWVGNLLTIAAVCGGVFGLLGGWLIDKFGRKTIMAASIFLYSAAPFCAAYSTTLTTFIIFRSATFIGVCVEFIAAVTWLAEVFQDKKQKEKWLGITQAFASVGGVAVTLMSIWINAKLKEGGLASFGLPAGLDGAVGSWRYLLMTGILPAIPIALLLPFVPESQVWKEKKASGALKRPSFSGLFSPELRKVTLVTTILSACAYGIAFGALQVTVARVTPGLPELAPQAKIMAPMIAEAKALNLTLNDAIKAGDQAKQGELRGKIKENAIQQAPHKKVVDEMSSKVQFRQEMGGLTGRVLLAVLLIIGMSRVALLKVFQVPALIILPVTYFMLFAGGGEAFLWGYFFCGLVTVAQFSYFGEYLPKIFPLHLRGTGGSFATNVGGRMIGTCMAVVNTSWLAPLLAGGIQNVRPSHVAMAAGYIATSMAVIALIVGFFLPEPKAEE; encoded by the coding sequence ATGTCCTCCCCCGCACCCACGCTCACGACCAAGCACTGGCTCATCATCGTCATCGCCAGCATCGGCTTCCTGTTTGACACCTATGAGTTGCTGATGACGCCGCTGGTAGCAGCGCCGGCCATAGCGGAGCTTTTGAAGCTGCCGCCGAGCAATCCGATTGTCACAAGCTGGGTGGGCAACCTGCTGACCATCGCGGCGGTGTGTGGCGGCGTCTTTGGCCTGCTGGGCGGCTGGCTGATCGACAAGTTCGGTCGGAAGACGATCATGGCGGCGAGCATCTTCCTGTATTCGGCCGCACCCTTTTGCGCGGCGTATTCGACCACGCTCACGACCTTCATCATTTTCCGCAGCGCCACGTTCATCGGCGTGTGCGTGGAGTTCATCGCAGCGGTGACGTGGCTGGCGGAGGTGTTTCAGGACAAGAAACAAAAAGAGAAGTGGCTCGGCATCACACAGGCCTTTGCCTCCGTCGGCGGTGTGGCCGTGACGTTGATGAGCATCTGGATCAATGCGAAGCTCAAGGAGGGAGGCTTGGCTTCTTTCGGTCTGCCTGCCGGACTGGATGGTGCGGTCGGCTCATGGCGCTACTTGCTCATGACGGGCATCTTGCCTGCCATTCCGATCGCGCTGCTGCTGCCGTTTGTGCCGGAAAGCCAGGTGTGGAAGGAGAAAAAAGCCTCTGGAGCACTCAAGCGGCCGAGCTTCAGCGGCCTGTTCTCGCCGGAGCTGCGTAAGGTCACGCTGGTAACGACGATTCTATCCGCGTGCGCCTACGGCATCGCCTTCGGCGCATTGCAGGTGACGGTGGCACGCGTGACACCCGGCCTGCCGGAACTCGCGCCGCAGGCGAAGATCATGGCACCGATGATTGCCGAGGCGAAGGCGCTGAATCTCACGCTGAACGACGCCATCAAAGCTGGCGATCAGGCCAAGCAGGGCGAACTGAGAGGGAAGATCAAGGAGAACGCTATCCAGCAGGCTCCGCACAAGAAAGTGGTCGATGAGATGAGCAGCAAGGTGCAGTTCCGCCAGGAAATGGGCGGACTCACGGGCCGCGTGCTGCTGGCCGTGCTGCTGATCATCGGCATGAGCCGCGTGGCGCTGCTGAAGGTGTTTCAGGTTCCGGCGCTGATCATCCTGCCCGTGACTTACTTCATGCTGTTCGCCGGCGGTGGCGAGGCCTTCCTGTGGGGCTATTTCTTCTGCGGCCTCGTGACTGTGGCGCAGTTCAGCTACTTTGGTGAGTACCTGCCGAAAATCTTCCCGCTCCATCTGCGCGGCACTGGTGGCAGCTTTGCCACGAACGTCGGCGGACGCATGATCGGCACCTGCATGGCCGTCGTGAACACGAGCTGGCTCGCGCCGCTGCTCGCTGGCGGCATCCAGAACGTGCGTCCTTCGCATGTGGCCATGGCCGCAGGCTACATCGCCACGTCGATGGCCGTGATCGCCCTCATCGTCGGTTTCTTCCTGCCGGAACCGAAGGCGGAGGAGTAA
- a CDS encoding serpin family protein — MKIIAFVLSLSLAAHVVAASPEIAATAVNALGLDLHRQMPKAGNVCLSPYSIQSALGMTYLGASGATQEEMARVLHFPKDKEALGESFAALNEALEEARENSAKEVEQMKKFGGSGEALKLHVANRLFGQQGYEFRETFLSSVKSHFGAPMEFMNFLKDHAGATREINGWVEKQTQKRIRDLIPENGLSKETRLVLVNALYFKAAWADDFNVQATAPKPFHVNGAKTTAEVPTMSKQEHMRYLNGSGFQAVTLPYAGNDLHFLLIVPDDINGVSNLEKKLTPETLLACAKADTREVILHLPKFKITPPTVPLGEVLQKMGMTTAFDKPQGSADFDAMAPKKPDDYLAISEVFHKTFIELNEKGTEAAAATVVVMTDAGAAAPTQKPIELKADRPFLFAIQHVESGACLFFGRVNDPM; from the coding sequence ATGAAAATCATCGCCTTTGTCCTGTCGCTGTCATTGGCCGCCCACGTCGTCGCGGCATCACCAGAAATCGCCGCAACGGCAGTCAATGCGCTCGGGCTCGACCTGCACCGGCAGATGCCGAAGGCGGGGAACGTTTGCCTTTCGCCGTACTCGATCCAGTCAGCGCTGGGGATGACTTATCTCGGGGCGAGCGGCGCGACGCAGGAGGAGATGGCGCGGGTGCTGCATTTTCCAAAGGACAAGGAGGCGCTGGGAGAGTCCTTTGCGGCGCTGAATGAGGCTTTGGAAGAGGCACGGGAGAACTCGGCAAAGGAGGTGGAGCAGATGAAGAAATTTGGCGGTTCCGGCGAGGCGCTGAAGCTGCATGTGGCGAACCGTCTCTTTGGGCAGCAGGGCTATGAATTCCGCGAGACGTTCCTTTCGAGCGTGAAGAGCCATTTTGGAGCACCGATGGAGTTCATGAACTTCCTCAAGGACCACGCCGGAGCCACGCGGGAGATCAATGGCTGGGTGGAAAAGCAGACGCAGAAGCGCATTCGCGACTTGATCCCCGAAAACGGCCTCAGCAAGGAGACAAGGCTCGTTTTGGTGAACGCGCTGTATTTCAAAGCGGCGTGGGCGGACGACTTCAACGTGCAGGCGACAGCTCCGAAGCCATTTCATGTCAACGGAGCCAAAACGACCGCCGAAGTGCCAACAATGAGCAAACAGGAGCACATGCGGTATTTGAACGGAAGCGGCTTTCAGGCGGTGACGCTGCCGTATGCGGGCAATGACCTGCATTTTTTGCTCATCGTGCCAGATGACATCAATGGCGTATCAAACTTGGAGAAGAAGCTGACGCCGGAAACGCTGCTCGCGTGTGCAAAGGCAGATACTCGCGAGGTGATCCTGCATCTGCCAAAATTCAAGATCACACCGCCGACGGTGCCGCTCGGCGAGGTGCTGCAAAAGATGGGCATGACCACGGCCTTCGACAAACCGCAGGGAAGTGCCGACTTCGACGCGATGGCTCCGAAGAAGCCGGATGACTACCTCGCTATCTCCGAGGTCTTCCACAAGACATTCATCGAACTCAATGAAAAGGGCACGGAGGCCGCTGCGGCAACGGTGGTGGTGATGACCGATGCAGGGGCGGCAGCTCCAACCCAAAAACCCATCGAACTCAAAGCGGACCGTCCGTTCCTCTTTGCCATCCAGCATGTGGAGAGCGGCGCGTGCTTGTTTTTTGGGCGGGTGAATGATCCAATGTGA
- a CDS encoding PIG-L family deacetylase, with protein MIRSLLTLAVCLVSLTLHAEDKDDGKLRIIVFGAHPDDAEYKTAGTAVKWARLGHHVKLVSVTNGDVGHWNEAGGPLAMRRTAEAAACAKKLGVTSQVLDIHDGELVPSLENRKLITRVIREWKADIVITHRPWDYHPDHRYVGVLLQDAAFMVTVPFICPDVPHLTKNPVFLYSSDGFQKPYPFTPDIAVSVDDSFEQKLDGIHELTSQHYEGGANGSEEHVKSVPPASDEVGRRAWLKRRWGARQGSEAEKYRELLIKLYGEERGKAVKYAETFEVCEYGRRPSAEEIKQLFPFYDAK; from the coding sequence ATGATCCGCTCCCTTCTCACCCTCGCTGTCTGTCTCGTCAGTCTCACCCTCCACGCCGAAGATAAAGACGATGGCAAACTGCGCATCATCGTTTTCGGTGCGCATCCGGATGATGCGGAGTACAAAACGGCGGGCACGGCGGTGAAGTGGGCGCGGCTGGGGCATCATGTGAAGCTGGTGTCGGTCACGAACGGTGACGTGGGCCACTGGAATGAGGCGGGCGGACCGCTGGCGATGCGTCGCACAGCCGAGGCCGCCGCTTGCGCCAAAAAGCTCGGGGTGACCTCCCAGGTGCTCGATATTCATGATGGCGAGTTGGTGCCGTCGCTGGAGAATCGCAAGCTCATCACCCGCGTGATTCGCGAGTGGAAGGCAGACATCGTCATCACGCATCGGCCATGGGATTATCATCCCGACCATCGTTATGTCGGCGTGCTGCTCCAGGACGCGGCGTTCATGGTCACGGTGCCGTTCATCTGCCCGGATGTGCCGCACTTGACGAAGAATCCGGTGTTCCTGTATTCGAGCGACGGCTTCCAGAAGCCCTATCCCTTCACGCCGGACATCGCCGTGAGCGTGGACGACTCCTTTGAGCAAAAACTCGATGGTATTCACGAACTGACCTCCCAGCACTACGAAGGCGGCGCAAATGGCTCGGAGGAGCACGTGAAGAGCGTGCCACCGGCCAGTGATGAAGTAGGACGCCGCGCATGGCTGAAGCGGCGCTGGGGCGCACGTCAGGGCAGCGAGGCGGAAAAGTATCGTGAACTGCTGATCAAGCTCTATGGCGAGGAAAGAGGCAAGGCGGTGAAATACGCCGAGACCTTCGAGGTCTGCGAGTATGGCCGCCGTCCGAGCGCGGAGGAGATCAAGCAGCTCTTTCCATTTTACGACGCGAAGTGA
- a CDS encoding M56 family metallopeptidase: MSTETITLLNFIVHSLVIGAAAWLLVRFVIRDALRRCILANLAILMCLYSPFDISMRDLFPPQQPVPVWTPLRETFEADWRVSVAPVTSPVVMTAAPAPTWDVNDVVKSLRWLAWLVTAALLLRLILQSVRVQCWAWRLKRLTQDQEAFIRDSVLECSSPLELSAGQKTLESAGGPAHSKTLSRLRVFNHQGTPCVAGWFFPVIAVPASAFEELTPRQWRWLLRHESEHLRCHDTVAVLLQNIVRAFLWWNPFIHALIEEYARAREEACDAAAVGEDRDHDDYADFLLAWAAKASPQTSCVMPIAHSRPARRLKARLVALMEARGVRKKLGALFVLGCAAFAVLTPFFAASFGIATANAQPAKSSDKDPTMFTRLYRVAPDFLADADNARSKLEKQGIIFPEGASALFQAATSKLIVRHHQAALDQIEAIIDRLHQRLPQVYFQCKFIQADDYFGTHEGILKPDEVKELLAKISQRKGIDLLSAPAVTTKMGQGATVEVVREILPEKPWDKNIAITVKFIGPSIKLVANPAPEGKATVEAKVDLGVDPDAEQPWLPKKVANAAWDRVQVHTTSAKAVLASGEALVMHLPTSKKPVTVIITTEALNPFGQKAISFESTATMQPSSTGINVPDKVASEWAVRVYKLPASFIEGKPPLEVLKAAGIAFPKGSDAILKDGKLTVRNTKTNLELIEAWFDALINIEVKKQARLTVQAVEMKGDFLKQLNDWLPPLPGTIENKGALAESNLPPPPEVLRQFSLGGVFTPAQFEIVAKHLADSGAKLETLKPNKKPQMYDLPAALGGSEIKAEPVIGPDGRTIDLIVHTPSHDASASKGLSTSVTIWEGQTIVLGAQPSEGVSRLLFITGIIKEEKDKK; this comes from the coding sequence ATGAGCACCGAGACCATCACCCTGCTCAATTTCATCGTTCATAGCCTCGTCATCGGCGCGGCGGCTTGGCTGCTGGTGCGTTTCGTCATCCGCGATGCCCTGCGGCGCTGCATCCTCGCGAATCTGGCCATCTTGATGTGCCTCTACAGCCCTTTCGACATCTCCATGCGCGACCTGTTTCCGCCGCAGCAGCCCGTGCCGGTCTGGACGCCGTTGCGCGAGACGTTTGAGGCCGACTGGCGTGTCAGCGTCGCACCTGTGACTTCGCCGGTTGTGATGACCGCGGCTCCAGCACCGACTTGGGATGTCAATGACGTGGTGAAGAGCCTTCGTTGGCTAGCGTGGCTGGTCACGGCGGCGCTACTGCTTCGACTGATCCTGCAAAGCGTCCGCGTGCAGTGTTGGGCGTGGCGTCTCAAAAGACTCACTCAAGATCAGGAGGCATTCATTCGCGACAGCGTCCTGGAGTGCTCCAGTCCTCTGGAGCTTTCCGCAGGCCAAAAAACGCTCGAAAGCGCCGGAGGGCCGGCGCACTCCAAAACGCTCTCGCGGCTGCGCGTGTTCAATCATCAAGGCACGCCTTGCGTGGCTGGCTGGTTTTTCCCGGTGATCGCCGTTCCCGCCTCTGCGTTTGAAGAACTCACACCACGGCAGTGGCGTTGGCTCCTGCGACATGAATCCGAGCACCTGCGCTGTCACGACACCGTGGCCGTGTTGCTGCAAAACATCGTCCGCGCCTTCCTGTGGTGGAATCCCTTCATCCACGCTCTCATCGAGGAATATGCCCGCGCCCGCGAGGAGGCATGCGATGCCGCCGCCGTTGGCGAAGATCGCGATCATGACGATTACGCCGACTTCCTGCTCGCCTGGGCCGCCAAAGCCTCGCCGCAGACGAGTTGCGTGATGCCCATCGCCCATTCGCGACCGGCCCGCCGACTCAAAGCGCGTCTCGTCGCTCTGATGGAAGCCCGTGGCGTGCGGAAGAAGCTCGGCGCGTTGTTTGTGCTCGGCTGTGCTGCCTTCGCCGTGCTCACGCCCTTCTTCGCGGCTTCGTTTGGCATTGCGACGGCAAATGCGCAGCCCGCGAAGTCTTCCGACAAAGACCCCACGATGTTCACCCGGCTCTACCGCGTGGCTCCGGATTTTCTCGCCGATGCGGACAACGCTCGCTCGAAGCTCGAAAAGCAAGGCATCATCTTCCCGGAAGGCGCCAGCGCCTTGTTCCAAGCCGCCACCTCCAAGCTCATCGTGCGTCATCACCAAGCGGCGCTCGATCAAATCGAAGCCATCATCGACCGACTGCATCAGCGGCTGCCGCAGGTGTACTTCCAATGCAAATTCATTCAGGCCGACGATTACTTCGGCACGCACGAAGGCATTTTGAAACCGGATGAAGTCAAAGAACTCCTGGCGAAAATTTCGCAGCGAAAGGGCATCGACTTGCTGAGTGCTCCGGCCGTCACGACCAAAATGGGCCAAGGAGCCACCGTCGAGGTCGTGCGTGAGATTCTCCCTGAGAAACCATGGGACAAGAACATCGCGATCACCGTCAAATTCATCGGCCCGAGCATCAAACTCGTCGCCAATCCGGCACCGGAAGGCAAAGCCACGGTGGAAGCGAAAGTCGATCTGGGTGTCGATCCCGATGCAGAGCAGCCGTGGCTGCCCAAGAAGGTTGCCAATGCGGCTTGGGACCGAGTGCAGGTTCACACCACATCAGCCAAAGCCGTGCTCGCGAGCGGTGAAGCCTTGGTGATGCATCTGCCGACCTCCAAAAAGCCCGTCACCGTGATTATCACCACCGAGGCGCTGAATCCGTTCGGCCAGAAGGCGATCAGTTTTGAATCGACCGCCACCATGCAGCCATCAAGCACTGGCATCAATGTGCCTGACAAAGTCGCCAGCGAGTGGGCCGTGCGTGTTTACAAACTCCCCGCTAGCTTCATTGAGGGCAAACCACCGCTCGAAGTGCTCAAAGCCGCAGGCATCGCTTTCCCAAAAGGTTCAGACGCGATTCTCAAGGATGGAAAACTCACCGTGCGGAACACCAAGACCAATCTCGAACTCATCGAGGCATGGTTCGATGCTTTGATCAATATCGAGGTGAAAAAGCAAGCGCGCCTTACCGTGCAGGCCGTCGAGATGAAGGGCGATTTTTTGAAGCAACTGAATGACTGGCTGCCACCGCTGCCCGGAACAATCGAAAACAAGGGAGCGCTGGCAGAGAGCAACCTGCCGCCACCGCCCGAGGTTCTGCGGCAGTTCAGCTTGGGTGGCGTCTTCACCCCAGCTCAGTTTGAGATTGTGGCGAAGCATCTCGCAGACTCCGGCGCAAAACTCGAAACCCTGAAGCCGAACAAAAAACCGCAGATGTACGACCTGCCTGCTGCCTTGGGCGGCAGCGAGATCAAGGCGGAGCCAGTGATCGGCCCGGACGGACGCACCATTGACCTTATCGTCCACACGCCGAGTCATGATGCCAGCGCATCGAAGGGCCTCTCTACCTCAGTCACGATTTGGGAGGGCCAGACGATCGTTTTGGGCGCACAACCGTCCGAAGGCGTTTCGAGGCTCCTTTTCATCACCGGGATCATCAAGGAAGAGAAAGACAAAAAGTGA
- a CDS encoding methyltransferase yields MPHDITSTPKTDPLSIYRYRDSLYAVDLITAALSIDFFSWLSSNPSTVSGICEHFGFKERPVDVMLTLFAANGWVENQNGTFHASAMAKEHLRAGSVWDVRPYYASLHDRPIARDYLEVLKSDKPAGWSGDKASFDWHKAMEQEDFARKFTAAMDCRGLYLSQALAKKLDLTGRSCLLDIGAGSGIYACSIAAQHTHLKAIAFDQAPVDHIAAKLIEERGCADRVSVATGNMFDGLPSGCDVHLYSNVLHDWGVAEVKKLLAASHAALPAGGMLIIHDAIVNAEKNGPLHVAEYSCLLMHSTQGKCYSTSEYATLLDEAGFTPGAYHDTAVARGFMTAVRR; encoded by the coding sequence ATGCCGCACGACATCACCTCCACGCCGAAGACCGATCCGCTCAGCATCTATCGCTACCGCGACAGCCTTTACGCGGTCGATTTGATCACGGCGGCGCTGAGCATCGACTTCTTCAGTTGGTTGTCGTCGAATCCATCCACCGTGAGCGGCATCTGTGAGCACTTTGGTTTCAAAGAGCGTCCGGTGGACGTGATGCTGACGTTGTTCGCGGCCAACGGCTGGGTGGAGAATCAAAACGGCACCTTTCATGCCTCGGCGATGGCGAAGGAACATCTCCGCGCAGGTTCGGTGTGGGATGTGCGGCCGTACTATGCCTCGCTGCATGATCGCCCCATCGCGCGGGATTATCTGGAGGTGCTCAAATCCGACAAACCCGCAGGCTGGAGCGGTGACAAGGCGTCCTTCGACTGGCACAAGGCGATGGAGCAGGAAGACTTCGCGCGGAAATTCACCGCAGCGATGGATTGTCGCGGCCTGTATCTCTCCCAGGCACTCGCGAAGAAGCTTGATCTCACCGGGCGCTCCTGTTTGCTCGATATCGGCGCCGGTTCCGGCATCTACGCGTGCTCCATCGCGGCTCAGCACACGCATTTGAAGGCCATCGCGTTTGATCAAGCGCCCGTGGATCACATCGCGGCTAAATTGATCGAAGAACGCGGCTGCGCAGATCGCGTGAGCGTGGCGACGGGCAACATGTTCGACGGCTTGCCGAGCGGATGCGACGTGCATCTTTATTCCAACGTGCTGCACGACTGGGGCGTGGCCGAGGTGAAGAAGCTGCTCGCTGCATCACACGCGGCGCTGCCTGCGGGCGGAATGCTCATCATTCACGACGCCATCGTCAATGCGGAGAAGAACGGTCCGCTGCATGTGGCGGAGTATTCGTGCTTGCTGATGCATTCTACGCAGGGCAAATGCTACAGCACGAGCGAATATGCGACATTGCTCGATGAGGCTGGATTCACTCCCGGCGCTTATCACGACACCGCTGTCGCGCGCGGCTTCATGACGGCGGTTCGCAGATAA
- a CDS encoding BlaI/MecI/CopY family transcriptional regulator, which translates to MAKKSLPPLSAAEQAMMDILWKKHPASVLELLEAVNQGRSEPVTRNTLQTQLTRLEAKGWIVRDDSSRSHAYEPAVPEQRGRTSVLAELKQRFFGGSNLALVRCLVENGDITEEELAELRKLVRAKKGGES; encoded by the coding sequence ATGGCGAAAAAATCACTCCCACCGCTCTCCGCCGCCGAGCAGGCGATGATGGACATCCTCTGGAAAAAGCATCCCGCTTCCGTGCTGGAACTGCTCGAAGCCGTGAACCAGGGCCGCAGCGAACCCGTCACTCGCAACACGCTGCAAACCCAGCTCACTCGTCTCGAAGCCAAAGGCTGGATCGTACGCGATGACTCCAGCCGCAGCCACGCCTACGAACCCGCCGTGCCCGAGCAGCGCGGTCGCACCAGCGTGCTCGCGGAGCTGAAGCAGCGCTTCTTCGGCGGCAGCAATCTCGCCCTCGTCCGCTGCCTCGTCGAAAACGGCGACATCACCGAGGAAGAGCTCGCCGAACTGCGCAAACTCGTCCGCGCAAAGAAAGGAGGCGAGTCATGA
- a CDS encoding sulfatase: protein MNRCSIALLVLLLASSFAKASADRPNVIFILADDLGYTDVACFGSKYYETPNIDKLASQGMKLTRHHHCQNCQPTRAALMSGQYAPRTGIYTVGGIDRFDWQSRPLRPVDNAQNLPLEKITIAQTIKKAGYATGMFGKWHLGESGDHHPGKRGFDEAISSSGQHFDFKTNPKTEYPKGQYLADFLTDKAVDFIQRHKDAPFFLYLPHFGVHSPYQAKPELIAKFKDKAPVGGHHDPTYAAMIASVDESVGRVMATLDELKLADNTVLIFTSDNGGVGGYTREGIKKGGDTTDNAPLRSGKGSLYEGGTRVPLIVRWPGVTQAGSSSDVPTIHVDLFPTFAELGKAAVPEGQPLDGESLVPLFRDSAASLKREAIYQHFPGYLGAGENTWRTTPVGLIEVGDWKLMEFFEDGRLELYNLKDDIGETKNLATEMPEKAKELHAKMITWREEIKAPMPTKNTPQTSSEPKKKGIGKKKKQAE from the coding sequence ATGAACCGCTGTTCCATCGCTCTCCTCGTCCTGCTTCTCGCGTCCTCCTTCGCCAAGGCTTCGGCGGACAGGCCAAACGTCATCTTCATCCTCGCAGACGACCTCGGTTACACGGATGTGGCCTGCTTTGGCTCGAAATACTACGAGACGCCGAACATCGACAAGCTGGCGTCGCAAGGGATGAAGCTGACGCGACATCACCACTGCCAGAACTGCCAGCCGACACGGGCGGCGTTGATGAGCGGGCAATATGCGCCGCGCACGGGAATCTATACCGTCGGTGGCATTGACCGTTTCGATTGGCAATCGCGTCCATTGCGCCCGGTGGACAACGCGCAGAATCTGCCGCTGGAGAAGATCACCATCGCCCAGACAATAAAGAAAGCGGGTTATGCGACGGGGATGTTTGGCAAATGGCACTTGGGCGAGAGCGGTGACCATCATCCAGGCAAGCGCGGCTTCGACGAGGCTATCTCATCGTCGGGCCAGCACTTCGACTTCAAAACCAATCCCAAGACGGAGTATCCCAAAGGGCAGTATCTGGCGGACTTCCTGACGGACAAGGCGGTGGATTTCATCCAGCGGCATAAGGACGCGCCGTTCTTCCTCTACCTGCCGCACTTCGGCGTGCATTCGCCGTATCAGGCGAAGCCGGAGCTAATCGCGAAGTTCAAGGACAAGGCTCCCGTCGGCGGGCATCACGATCCGACCTATGCGGCGATGATCGCGAGCGTGGATGAAAGCGTCGGCCGTGTGATGGCGACGCTGGATGAACTCAAACTGGCCGATAACACGGTGCTCATTTTCACCAGCGACAACGGCGGCGTGGGCGGTTACACGCGGGAGGGCATCAAAAAAGGCGGTGATACCACGGACAACGCTCCGCTGCGCAGCGGCAAGGGCAGCTTGTATGAAGGGGGGACGCGAGTGCCTCTCATAGTACGCTGGCCGGGCGTAACACAGGCCGGATCGAGCAGCGATGTGCCGACAATCCATGTGGATCTGTTTCCGACGTTTGCGGAACTCGGCAAGGCAGCTGTGCCGGAAGGCCAGCCGCTGGACGGTGAGAGCCTGGTGCCGTTGTTCCGTGATTCAGCGGCCAGTTTGAAGCGGGAGGCGATTTATCAGCATTTCCCCGGTTATCTCGGCGCGGGCGAAAACACCTGGCGCACAACTCCGGTGGGCTTGATCGAAGTCGGCGACTGGAAGCTGATGGAATTCTTCGAAGATGGCAGGCTGGAGCTGTACAACCTCAAGGATGACATCGGCGAGACGAAGAACCTCGCCACCGAGATGCCGGAAAAGGCGAAGGAACTGCATGCGAAGATGATCACATGGCGAGAGGAAATCAAAGCGCCGATGCCGACGAAGAACACGCCACAGACCAGTTCCGAACCCAAAAAGAAGGGCATAGGCAAAAAGAAGAAGCAGGCGGAGTGA